A single genomic interval of Noviherbaspirillum cavernae harbors:
- a CDS encoding cupin domain-containing protein, whose product MHTDKAHSVLNTYLHVKDDGRTDPIPASESFWEQLAGGAYPHLDQGRLMSAFAFSEPWSVWERHPAGEELVMLLSGAATVVLEESGTERTVQLSDTGAYVLVPPNVWHTVRTSVPTTMLFLTPGAGTEHRPVQG is encoded by the coding sequence ATGCATACCGATAAAGCTCACAGCGTCCTCAACACGTACCTGCATGTGAAGGATGACGGCAGAACGGACCCAATCCCCGCGTCGGAATCATTCTGGGAACAACTCGCTGGCGGCGCATATCCGCACCTCGATCAAGGCAGGCTCATGTCGGCCTTTGCGTTTTCCGAGCCATGGTCCGTGTGGGAACGTCATCCCGCCGGCGAGGAGCTCGTCATGCTGCTCTCGGGCGCGGCCACCGTCGTACTGGAGGAATCCGGCACAGAACGTACCGTGCAACTCAGCGACACCGGGGCTTATGTTCTTGTGCCGCCAAATGTCTGGCATACGGTCAGGACTTCTGTCCCCACCACCATGCTGTTTCTTACACCGGGCGCGGGAACCGAGCATCGGCCGGTGCAGGGTTAG
- a CDS encoding GFA family protein produces MLKTCHGSCHCGAVTFEADLDLAQSTYRCNCSICRRTRFWPAIAKPENFRLLTGESDLMQYVFNTEKNHHTFCRHCGVRSFGIGNETPIGKMYGVNLGCLDDVTDEELSKAPITYVDGRNDRWQGAPEFFAHL; encoded by the coding sequence ATGCTGAAGACCTGCCACGGCAGCTGCCATTGCGGTGCCGTCACCTTCGAGGCGGATCTCGATCTCGCGCAGAGCACTTATCGCTGCAACTGTTCCATTTGCAGGCGTACCCGCTTCTGGCCGGCCATTGCCAAACCGGAGAACTTCCGCTTGCTGACAGGCGAATCCGACCTGATGCAATATGTGTTCAACACGGAGAAGAACCATCACACCTTTTGCAGGCACTGCGGCGTGCGCAGCTTCGGCATCGGCAACGAAACGCCCATCGGCAAAATGTATGGCGTCAATCTGGGTTGTCTTGACGATGTGACAGACGAGGAATTGTCAAAGGCGCCGATCACCTACGTGGATGGCCGCAACGACCGATGGCAAGGCGCGCCTGAGTTCTTCGCGCATCTGTGA
- a CDS encoding VOC family protein: MPIHEKINYVEYPARNLAATKAFFQAAFGWSFVDYGPDYAAFSDQGLDGGFYRSELSASTDKGSALIVFYSERLEDTLAKITAAGGQIVKPIFSFPGGRRFHFMEPSGNEFAVWAEPAA; encoded by the coding sequence ATGCCCATTCACGAGAAAATCAATTACGTGGAGTATCCGGCCAGGAACCTGGCGGCCACCAAAGCCTTCTTTCAAGCCGCGTTCGGCTGGTCGTTCGTGGATTACGGACCTGACTACGCGGCATTCTCGGATCAGGGGCTTGACGGCGGCTTTTACCGATCCGAACTGAGCGCGAGCACGGACAAGGGAAGCGCGCTGATCGTTTTCTACAGCGAACGCCTCGAAGACACGCTTGCCAAGATCACCGCCGCCGGCGGACAGATCGTGAAGCCGATCTTCTCGTTTCCCGGCGGACGCAGGTTTCATTTCATGGAACCCAGCGGCAACGAGTTTGCGGTGTGGGCGGAGCCGGCTGCGTAG